One segment of Rhodanobacter thiooxydans DNA contains the following:
- a CDS encoding potassium transporter Kup, which translates to MQDESPTETRRRLRTLALGAIGVVFGDIGTSPLYTMKETLGTHGMTPTAPAVLGVLSLVFWALIIVVSLKYVTFVMRADNKGEGGIMALMALAQRSMSGSARARWVLAGFGIFGAALFYGDGVITPAISVLGAVEGLQVAAPGLGKYVVWVALAILLGMFAVQRHGTHKVGRAFAPVMTLWFVVLAVLGVRQIIANPQVLYAVNPLHAVRFFISHGDTSFIALGGVVLALTGAEALYADMGHFGKKPIRLAWFGFVLPALLLNYFGQGALLLGDPLAISSPFYLMVPPPLLYPMIVLSAAAAVIASQAVISGAFSMTREAMSLGYSPRLAVVHTSREMSGQIFVPWVNRMLMVLVILAVLGFRSSDNLGAAYGIAVTGTMTMTTLLALVVARKRWHWSWLTVVLVGVLFLIIDLAFFGANLLKVAHGGWFPLVLGVVLFSVMTTWRRGRELVVREIKQGGLALAPFIENIADHPPLRVPGTAIFLTANQHAVPHALLHNLKHNKVLHERNVLLTVETLETPVAEADERIAITPMAGNFFGLELRFGFAEDPNIPLALTRCTREGLGFDMMDTTFFLSRETIVADARRPGMALWRDKLFAFLSRNAMPATAFFQIPGNRLIELGAQVEI; encoded by the coding sequence ATGCAGGACGAATCGCCGACGGAGACCCGGCGCCGGTTGCGGACGCTGGCACTGGGCGCGATCGGCGTGGTGTTCGGCGACATCGGCACCAGCCCGTTGTACACCATGAAGGAAACCCTCGGCACGCACGGCATGACGCCGACCGCGCCGGCGGTATTGGGCGTGCTGTCGCTGGTGTTCTGGGCGCTGATCATCGTGGTGTCGCTGAAGTACGTGACCTTCGTGATGCGCGCGGACAACAAGGGCGAGGGCGGCATCATGGCGCTGATGGCGCTGGCGCAGCGCTCGATGAGCGGCTCGGCGCGCGCGCGCTGGGTGCTGGCGGGCTTCGGCATCTTCGGCGCGGCGTTGTTCTACGGCGACGGCGTGATCACCCCGGCGATCTCGGTGCTCGGCGCGGTCGAGGGCTTGCAGGTGGCCGCGCCCGGCCTGGGCAAGTACGTGGTGTGGGTCGCGCTGGCGATTTTGCTGGGCATGTTCGCGGTGCAGCGGCACGGCACGCACAAGGTCGGCAGGGCGTTCGCACCGGTGATGACGCTGTGGTTCGTGGTGCTGGCGGTACTCGGCGTGCGCCAGATCATCGCCAACCCGCAGGTGCTGTATGCGGTCAACCCGCTGCATGCGGTACGTTTCTTCATCAGCCACGGTGATACCTCGTTCATCGCCCTCGGCGGCGTGGTGCTGGCGCTGACCGGCGCCGAGGCGCTGTACGCGGACATGGGCCACTTCGGCAAGAAGCCCATCCGGCTGGCCTGGTTCGGCTTCGTGCTGCCGGCGCTGCTGCTCAATTACTTCGGCCAGGGCGCGCTGCTGCTGGGCGACCCGCTGGCGATCTCCAGTCCGTTCTACCTGATGGTGCCGCCGCCGCTGCTGTATCCGATGATCGTGCTGTCGGCCGCCGCGGCGGTGATCGCGTCGCAGGCGGTGATCTCCGGCGCGTTCTCGATGACCCGCGAGGCGATGTCGTTGGGTTATTCGCCGCGGCTGGCGGTGGTGCACACCTCGCGCGAGATGTCCGGGCAAATTTTCGTGCCGTGGGTCAACCGCATGCTGATGGTGCTGGTGATCCTGGCGGTGCTCGGCTTCCGCAGCTCGGACAACCTGGGTGCCGCCTACGGCATCGCGGTGACCGGCACCATGACCATGACCACGCTGCTGGCGCTGGTGGTGGCGCGCAAGCGCTGGCACTGGAGCTGGCTGACGGTGGTGCTGGTCGGCGTGCTGTTCCTGATCATCGACCTGGCGTTCTTCGGCGCGAACCTGCTGAAGGTGGCGCATGGCGGCTGGTTCCCGCTGGTGCTGGGCGTGGTGCTATTCAGCGTGATGACGACCTGGCGCCGCGGTCGCGAGCTGGTGGTGCGCGAGATCAAGCAGGGCGGGCTGGCGCTGGCGCCGTTCATCGAGAACATCGCCGACCACCCGCCGCTGCGCGTGCCGGGCACGGCGATCTTCCTCACCGCGAACCAGCACGCCGTGCCGCATGCGCTGCTGCACAACCTCAAGCACAACAAGGTGCTGCACGAGCGCAACGTGCTGCTGACGGTGGAGACGCTGGAAACGCCGGTGGCCGAAGCCGACGAGCGCATCGCGATCACGCCTATGGCGGGCAACTTCTTCGGACTGGAGCTGCGTTTCGGCTTCGCCGAGGATCCGAACATCCCGCTGGCGCTGACCCGGTGCACACGGGAGGGCCTCGGCTTCGACATGATGGACACTACCTTCTTCCTGTCGCGCGAAACCATCGTGGCCGACGCGCGCCGACCCGGCATGGCGCTGTGGCGCGACAAGCTGTTCGCGTTCCTGTCGCGCAACGCGATGCCGGCCACCGCGTTCTTCCAGATCCCCGGCAACCGGCTGATCGAGCTGGGGGCGCAAGTGGAGATCTGA
- the ruvA gene encoding Holliday junction branch migration protein RuvA, with protein MIGRLRGILISKQPPSLLVEVGGIGYEVEAPMSTIYDLPGLGREVVLLIHHAVKEDSITLYGFLHEAERTLFRNLLKVSGIGAKIALAVLSGVSTDHFARLVQAGDVVALTKIPGIGKKTAERIVVELRDRLDGMSGMPGATLHAAGAPLDAAGEATVALQQLGYKPVEVSRLVQKVAAEGDDAEAIIRKALRAALGS; from the coding sequence GTGATCGGGCGCCTGCGCGGCATCCTGATAAGCAAGCAGCCGCCGTCGCTGCTGGTCGAGGTTGGCGGTATCGGCTACGAGGTCGAGGCGCCGATGTCGACGATCTACGACCTGCCGGGCCTCGGCAGGGAAGTGGTCCTGCTCATCCATCATGCGGTGAAGGAAGACAGCATCACGCTGTACGGCTTCCTGCACGAAGCCGAGCGCACGCTGTTCCGCAACCTGCTGAAGGTCAGCGGGATCGGCGCGAAGATCGCGCTGGCGGTGCTGTCCGGCGTGTCCACCGACCACTTCGCGCGACTGGTGCAGGCCGGCGACGTGGTCGCGCTGACCAAGATCCCCGGCATCGGCAAGAAGACCGCCGAGCGCATCGTGGTGGAACTGCGCGATCGTCTCGATGGCATGTCCGGCATGCCCGGTGCCACGCTGCATGCGGCGGGTGCGCCGCTGGATGCCGCTGGCGAAGCGACCGTGGCGCTGCAACAGCTGGGCTACAAGCCGGTCGAGGTGAGCCGGCTGGTGCAGAAGGTCGCCGCCGAGGGCGACGATGCCGAAGCCATCATCCGCAAGGCGCTGCGCGCCGCACTCGGGAGCTGA
- the ruvC gene encoding crossover junction endodeoxyribonuclease RuvC, which produces MTRIIGIDPGSQRTGVGIIDVDDAGKLSHVFHGALAVAGEATFPLRLKRIFDELCDIIATHQPTECGIERVFMARNPDSALKLGQARGAAICAVVSQGIVVHEYAATEVKQSVVGSGRGDKTQVQHMIGVLLGLKGPLQADAADALAVAVTHAHTRASLARVGIPRTAWRRRR; this is translated from the coding sequence ATGACTCGCATCATCGGCATCGATCCCGGCAGCCAACGCACCGGCGTGGGCATCATCGACGTGGACGACGCGGGCAAGCTCAGCCACGTCTTCCACGGCGCGCTGGCGGTGGCCGGCGAGGCCACCTTCCCGTTGCGCCTGAAACGTATCTTTGACGAACTGTGTGACATCATCGCGACCCACCAGCCGACCGAGTGCGGGATCGAGCGCGTGTTCATGGCGCGCAACCCGGATTCGGCATTGAAGCTTGGACAGGCGCGCGGCGCCGCCATTTGCGCGGTGGTCAGCCAGGGGATCGTGGTGCACGAATACGCAGCAACCGAAGTGAAGCAGTCCGTGGTCGGCAGCGGTCGCGGGGACAAGACCCAGGTACAGCACATGATCGGCGTGCTGCTCGGCCTCAAGGGGCCGCTGCAGGCCGATGCCGCCGATGCGCTGGCGGTGGCGGTGACGCACGCGCACACCCGTGCCAGCCTGGCCCGCGTCGGCATTCCGCGCACGGCCTGGAGGCGACGCCGGTGA
- a CDS encoding YebC/PmpR family DNA-binding transcriptional regulator: MGRGPSIEGRKNAEDAKRAKVFTKLIREITVATRSGVADPGGNPRLRAAIDKALSANMTKDTIERAIKRGSGADGGADMQELRYEGYGPAGIALIIESFTDNPTRTVADVRYVLTKHGGNLGTSGSVAFQFTRCGELVFATGGDAAAEEKVLEAALEAGADDVLNEHGESIVLCTPESFEAVQQGLIAAGLSAQHAGVMMRPNNRVEVPEEALEQLLDLLEKLDALDDVSEVSHNALLPAGTAE, translated from the coding sequence ATGGGTAGAGGCCCGTCCATCGAAGGTCGCAAGAACGCCGAAGACGCCAAGCGCGCCAAGGTGTTCACCAAGCTGATCCGCGAGATCACCGTCGCCACGCGTTCCGGCGTCGCCGACCCTGGTGGTAATCCGCGCCTGCGTGCGGCGATCGACAAGGCCTTGTCGGCGAACATGACCAAGGACACCATCGAGCGCGCGATCAAGCGCGGCTCCGGCGCCGATGGCGGCGCCGACATGCAGGAGCTGCGCTACGAAGGCTACGGTCCGGCCGGCATCGCCCTGATCATCGAAAGCTTCACCGACAACCCCACCCGCACCGTGGCTGACGTGCGCTATGTGCTGACCAAGCATGGCGGCAATCTCGGCACCTCCGGTTCGGTGGCGTTCCAGTTCACCCGTTGCGGCGAACTGGTGTTCGCCACCGGCGGCGACGCGGCAGCCGAGGAAAAGGTGCTGGAAGCGGCGCTGGAAGCCGGCGCCGACGACGTGCTCAACGAACACGGCGAAAGTATCGTGCTGTGCACGCCGGAGAGCTTCGAGGCAGTGCAGCAAGGGCTGATCGCTGCCGGGCTGAGCGCCCAGCACGCCGGCGTGATGATGCGCCCGAACAACCGCGTCGAGGTGCCGGAGGAAGCGCTGGAACAGCTGCTCGACCTGCTCGAGAAGCTCGACGCGCTGGACGACGTGAGCGAGGTGTCGCACAACGCCTTGCTGCCCGCCGGGACTGCCGAATAA
- a CDS encoding alpha/beta hydrolase — MTDHVILLHGLWMRGFALSMLHRRLIESGFRVHRFDYLSVAATQQRILERLQARMAALAGEADAVHLVGHSLGGLLALRACLDGSPPPGRIVCLGSPLKGSAAARGFAAWGRGGEVLLGHNRELLEQGFERWDGPREVGVVAGRLPLGLGAMLGHFAGAHDGTVAVEETRLAGVTAHRVVEANHTGLLFSQEVARLVAEFLHHGRFPPAAP; from the coding sequence ATGACCGATCACGTGATCCTGCTGCACGGCCTGTGGATGCGCGGTTTCGCGCTGTCCATGCTGCACCGGCGGCTGATCGAGTCGGGGTTCCGCGTGCACCGCTTCGATTACCTGAGCGTGGCGGCTACCCAGCAGCGCATCCTGGAACGGTTGCAGGCGCGCATGGCCGCGCTGGCGGGAGAGGCCGACGCGGTACACCTGGTTGGCCACAGCCTGGGCGGCCTGCTGGCCCTGCGCGCCTGCCTCGACGGCAGTCCGCCGCCGGGCCGCATCGTCTGCCTGGGTTCGCCGCTGAAGGGCAGCGCTGCGGCGCGGGGTTTCGCCGCCTGGGGGCGCGGCGGCGAAGTGCTGCTGGGGCACAACCGTGAGCTGCTGGAGCAGGGCTTCGAGCGCTGGGACGGGCCGCGCGAGGTCGGCGTGGTCGCCGGACGCCTGCCGCTCGGCCTGGGCGCCATGCTCGGCCATTTCGCCGGCGCGCACGACGGCACGGTGGCAGTGGAGGAAACCCGCCTGGCAGGGGTAACCGCGCACCGCGTGGTCGAGGCGAACCACACCGGGCTGCTGTTCTCGCAGGAGGTGGCGCGGCTGGTGGCGGAATTCCTGCATCACGGCCGGTTTCCGCCGGCAGCGCCCTGA
- the aspS gene encoding aspartate--tRNA ligase, with the protein MRTHYCGLIDEALIGQTVTLCGWVNKIRLQAHVAFVDLRDHEGLAQLVIERDNAAAFAVAGEIGNEYCLRVTGTIRPRVSVNDKLKTGTVELLADTVEVLNAAKDLPFALHENPNEDMRMTYRYLDLRRPEMQAMMRKRIKLVQVLRRYLDERGFQDVETPILTKATPEGARDYLVPSRVHPGQFYALPQSPQLFKQILMVAGFDRYYQIARCFRDEDLRADRQPEFTQLDLEFAFVEERDVQDFVEELIRHVFREVQGVELAATFPRMTWAEAMRRFGSDKPDLRIALELVDVADALKHIEFKVFAEPANDADGRVAALRVPGGSTLSRKDIDGLAEYASRYGAKGLAWLKVEDLAKGRDGINSPVAKFLDDAALDGVLKATGAQSGDIVFFGAGNWKTVTDFMGALRLKVGKDRGLVEDSWKPLWVTDFPMFEYDAEEQRFVALHHPFTAPKVDDAAQLRADPHNAVSRGYDMVLNGNEIGGGSIRIHRPEMQSTVFELLGIGAEEAEMKFGFLLKALKFGAPPHGGLAFGIDRIAALLAGTESIRDVIAFPKTTSAQDLMTDAPSPVSDAQLKELHVVVKE; encoded by the coding sequence ATGCGCACGCATTACTGCGGCCTCATCGACGAGGCGCTGATCGGCCAGACCGTCACCCTGTGCGGCTGGGTCAACAAGATCCGCCTGCAGGCGCACGTGGCGTTCGTCGACCTGCGCGACCACGAGGGGCTGGCCCAGCTGGTGATCGAGCGCGACAACGCCGCCGCATTTGCGGTCGCCGGCGAGATCGGCAACGAATACTGCCTGCGCGTCACCGGCACGATCCGCCCGCGGGTGTCGGTCAACGACAAGCTGAAGACCGGCACGGTCGAGCTGCTGGCCGATACGGTCGAGGTGCTCAACGCCGCGAAGGACCTGCCGTTCGCGCTGCACGAGAACCCGAACGAGGACATGCGGATGACCTACCGCTACCTCGACCTGCGCCGCCCCGAGATGCAGGCGATGATGCGCAAGCGCATCAAGCTGGTACAGGTGCTGCGCCGCTATCTGGACGAGCGCGGTTTCCAGGATGTGGAGACGCCGATCCTGACCAAGGCCACGCCCGAGGGCGCACGAGACTACCTGGTGCCCAGCCGCGTGCATCCGGGCCAGTTCTACGCGCTGCCGCAGTCGCCGCAGCTGTTCAAGCAGATCCTGATGGTGGCCGGCTTCGACCGCTACTACCAGATCGCCCGCTGCTTCCGCGACGAGGACCTGCGCGCCGACCGCCAGCCGGAGTTCACCCAGCTCGACCTGGAGTTCGCCTTCGTCGAGGAACGGGACGTGCAGGATTTCGTGGAGGAGCTGATCCGCCACGTGTTTCGCGAGGTACAGGGCGTTGAGCTGGCTGCCACGTTCCCGCGCATGACCTGGGCCGAGGCGATGCGTCGCTTCGGCTCGGACAAGCCGGACCTGCGCATCGCGCTGGAACTGGTCGACGTGGCCGACGCACTGAAGCACATCGAGTTCAAGGTGTTCGCCGAACCGGCCAACGATGCGGACGGCCGCGTCGCCGCGCTGCGCGTACCCGGCGGCAGCACGCTGTCGCGCAAGGACATCGACGGCTTGGCTGAGTACGCCTCGCGCTACGGCGCGAAGGGCCTGGCCTGGCTCAAGGTCGAGGATCTGGCCAAGGGCCGTGACGGCATCAACTCGCCGGTGGCGAAGTTTCTCGACGATGCGGCGCTGGATGGCGTGCTCAAGGCCACTGGTGCGCAGAGCGGCGACATCGTGTTCTTCGGCGCCGGCAACTGGAAGACCGTCACCGACTTCATGGGCGCGCTGCGGCTGAAGGTCGGCAAGGATCGCGGCCTGGTCGAGGACAGCTGGAAGCCGCTGTGGGTCACCGACTTCCCGATGTTCGAGTACGACGCGGAAGAGCAGCGCTTCGTGGCCTTGCATCACCCGTTCACCGCACCGAAGGTGGACGACGCCGCCCAGCTGCGCGCCGATCCGCACAATGCGGTGAGCCGCGGCTACGACATGGTGTTGAACGGCAACGAGATCGGCGGCGGCTCGATCCGCATCCATCGGCCGGAGATGCAGAGCACGGTGTTCGAGCTGCTCGGCATCGGCGCGGAGGAGGCCGAGATGAAGTTCGGCTTCCTGCTGAAGGCGCTGAAATTCGGCGCGCCGCCGCATGGTGGCCTGGCGTTCGGCATCGATCGCATCGCGGCGCTGCTGGCCGGCACCGAGTCGATCCGCGACGTGATCGCGTTCCCCAAGACCACCAGCGCGCAGGACCTGATGACCGACGCGCCGTCGCCGGTGAGCGACGCGCAACTGAAGGAGCTGCACGTGGTCGTGAAGGAATAG
- a CDS encoding DUF3011 domain-containing protein, translated as MRTIGGWMVGVIVAGLAGGLLGVASPVQAQSDAPVRCVSSDGHYARCAVPWRYVELYKQESKGACIRGESWGMDQGTLWVDRGCRGLFGPADRDGYAYGDRDRGRYDGRPGDRDDDAWGDRRDDRYDDRGDDRGWRPGPGWDRRISLQCDSNQKKYQLCQVDVGRNGRVRLGRQLSDANCTEGYSWGWNRAGVWVAHGCRGQFLVDRRW; from the coding sequence ATGCGCACAATCGGCGGATGGATGGTCGGGGTCATCGTGGCGGGACTGGCGGGCGGCCTGCTGGGAGTGGCCTCGCCGGTGCAGGCGCAGTCGGACGCGCCGGTACGCTGCGTGAGCAGCGACGGCCACTACGCTCGCTGCGCGGTGCCGTGGCGGTATGTCGAGCTGTACAAGCAGGAGTCGAAGGGCGCCTGCATCCGCGGCGAGAGCTGGGGCATGGACCAGGGCACGCTGTGGGTCGATCGCGGCTGCCGCGGCCTGTTTGGTCCGGCCGACCGCGATGGCTACGCCTACGGCGACCGTGATCGCGGCCGTTACGACGGCCGTCCCGGCGATCGCGACGACGACGCCTGGGGCGATCGCCGGGACGATCGTTACGACGACCGCGGCGACGACCGCGGCTGGCGGCCCGGCCCCGGCTGGGATCGCCGGATCAGCCTGCAATGCGACAGCAACCAGAAGAAGTACCAGCTATGCCAGGTCGACGTGGGTCGCAACGGCCGCGTGCGGCTGGGCCGGCAGCTCTCCGACGCGAACTGCACCGAGGGCTACAGCTGGGGCTGGAACCGCGCCGGGGTGTGGGTGGCGCACGGCTGCCGCGGCCAGTTCCTGGTCGACCGGCGCTGGTAG
- a CDS encoding FmdB family zinc ribbon protein, which yields MPIYEFECSHCGHRFDRLQKLSDTDPTVCPACDAPHLRRMVSAPSFRLAGSGWYETDFKKNGEKKHNLAGDAGQSGTAAAPAAAPAPASGDSGSSAS from the coding sequence ATGCCCATCTACGAATTCGAATGCAGCCATTGCGGCCATCGCTTCGACCGCCTGCAGAAGTTGTCCGATACCGATCCCACCGTCTGTCCCGCCTGCGATGCGCCGCACCTGCGGCGGATGGTCAGCGCGCCGTCGTTCCGACTCGCCGGCAGCGGCTGGTACGAGACCGACTTCAAGAAGAACGGCGAGAAGAAGCACAACCTGGCTGGCGACGCCGGCCAGTCCGGCACGGCGGCTGCCCCCGCGGCGGCCCCGGCGCCGGCCTCCGGTGACTCCGGAAGCAGCGCCAGCTGA
- a CDS encoding TonB-dependent receptor plug domain-containing protein: MSKRPDPIVSVWLPAAVLLALAGNVAAQEATTPPPAKAKELSAVIVTGTRAGNRTESSSLTPIDVVSAKVLQQTGTNDLPTALARIIPSLNFPRPAAADTADTQRPAQLRGLSPDQVLVLVNGKRWHPGAILLNNGVIGRGSQSVDLNTIPMSAIDHIEVLRDGASAQYGSDAIAGVINVILKKGAKGGDVELSGGQYSAGDGRQWQGSANFGIPLNNDKGWLRFTVQSGNQDHTNRAQPDQRPGFPGLGVNFRQGDPSVHDTNLLLNAQYDITPNVQFYAFGHYGRRQSTSPAFFRYGTNSPKPNNPLIGLVYPDGFLPLEHADSTDQSLVAGLRGEVSGWRWDLSGNFGRNRVSYETRHSLNYAYLHDFGSTPSVFSDGILSAKQQSLDLDIAKDVAVGWLPNPVTVAFGAQYLRQTYGIQAGSLPSWYVGTSGVSGGAQGFAGWQPSNAIDASRQDVAEYLDLETNLTDKLGVAAAVRHEHYNDFGNTTSGSLAARFDFTDTFAIRGSASTGFRAPSLGQEYFSQTSSLFFANGNSAGLPAGIYNAGLVPVGSQIAQLLGSEALKPEKSRNFTLGTVWNPTDALTLSVDLYQIRIQNRIALSGAISTTTPAVVNYLAANGIGNLNFRSINYFTNAADTRTRGIDIVGTYLADLGSAGTLATTLSANYNQNIVTDVKPNPAVLNNLGVNFVRLNRQDIKGYLANSTPRSKLILSEQYNVGNWGVTGTLTRYGRYTNYVSSLASYNVATGVVDQTFTPKWILDLAVNYKLSDWTFTVGADDALNVHPDKNIPNNTNNGTLPYSTFSPFGYNGAYVYGKVRYSWQ; this comes from the coding sequence ATGAGCAAACGTCCCGACCCGATCGTTTCGGTATGGCTTCCTGCCGCGGTGCTGCTGGCGCTGGCCGGCAACGTCGCCGCACAGGAAGCCACCACGCCACCGCCGGCCAAGGCCAAGGAGCTCAGCGCGGTGATCGTCACCGGAACCCGTGCCGGCAACCGGACGGAAAGCAGCTCGCTGACCCCGATTGACGTGGTTTCGGCCAAGGTGCTGCAGCAGACCGGCACCAACGACCTGCCCACCGCACTGGCGCGCATCATCCCCTCGCTGAATTTCCCGCGCCCCGCCGCCGCCGACACGGCGGACACGCAGCGCCCGGCGCAATTGCGCGGGCTGTCGCCGGATCAGGTGCTGGTACTGGTGAACGGCAAGCGCTGGCATCCCGGCGCGATCCTGTTGAACAACGGCGTGATCGGCCGGGGTTCGCAATCGGTGGATCTCAATACCATCCCGATGTCGGCGATCGACCATATCGAGGTCCTGCGTGACGGCGCCTCGGCGCAGTACGGCTCCGACGCCATCGCCGGCGTCATCAACGTGATCCTGAAGAAGGGCGCGAAGGGCGGCGACGTCGAGCTCAGCGGCGGCCAGTACTCCGCGGGCGATGGCCGGCAGTGGCAGGGTTCGGCCAACTTCGGCATCCCCCTGAACAACGACAAGGGCTGGCTGCGCTTCACCGTGCAAAGCGGCAACCAGGACCACACCAATCGCGCCCAACCGGACCAACGCCCCGGCTTCCCCGGTCTTGGCGTGAACTTCCGCCAGGGCGACCCCTCGGTGCATGACACCAACCTGCTGCTCAACGCGCAGTACGACATCACGCCGAATGTGCAGTTCTACGCGTTCGGCCACTATGGCCGCCGCCAGAGCACATCGCCGGCATTCTTCCGCTACGGCACCAATTCGCCGAAGCCGAACAATCCACTGATAGGTCTGGTCTATCCCGACGGCTTCCTGCCGCTTGAGCACGCCGACTCCACTGACCAGTCCCTCGTTGCAGGCCTGCGCGGCGAGGTCAGCGGCTGGCGCTGGGACCTCAGCGGCAACTTCGGTCGCAACCGGGTCTCCTACGAGACGCGGCACAGCCTCAACTATGCCTACCTGCACGACTTCGGCAGCACGCCGAGCGTGTTCAGCGACGGCATCCTCAGCGCCAAGCAGCAAAGCCTCGACCTCGACATCGCCAAGGATGTCGCCGTCGGCTGGCTGCCCAACCCCGTCACCGTGGCATTCGGCGCGCAATACCTGCGCCAGACTTACGGTATCCAGGCCGGCTCGCTGCCGTCCTGGTACGTCGGCACGTCCGGCGTCTCGGGTGGCGCGCAGGGGTTTGCCGGCTGGCAACCGTCCAACGCGATTGATGCCTCGCGCCAGGACGTGGCCGAATACCTCGATCTGGAAACCAACCTGACCGACAAACTCGGCGTCGCCGCGGCGGTGCGGCACGAGCACTACAACGATTTCGGCAACACCACCTCGGGATCACTGGCCGCCCGCTTCGACTTCACCGACACCTTCGCCATCCGCGGCAGCGCCTCGACCGGCTTCCGGGCGCCATCCCTGGGTCAGGAATATTTTTCGCAGACATCCTCGCTGTTCTTCGCCAACGGCAACTCGGCCGGCCTGCCTGCAGGCATCTACAACGCGGGACTGGTGCCCGTCGGCAGCCAGATCGCGCAACTGCTCGGCTCCGAAGCGCTGAAGCCGGAGAAGTCGAGGAACTTCACCCTGGGCACGGTCTGGAATCCCACTGATGCGCTGACCCTCAGCGTGGACCTCTACCAGATCAGGATCCAGAACCGCATCGCCCTGTCCGGCGCGATCTCGACCACCACGCCGGCCGTGGTGAACTACCTGGCGGCCAATGGCATCGGCAACCTCAACTTCCGCAGCATCAATTACTTCACCAATGCGGCGGACACGCGCACGCGCGGCATCGATATCGTGGGCACCTATCTGGCCGACCTCGGCAGTGCGGGCACCCTCGCCACCACGCTGAGCGCCAACTACAACCAGAACATCGTCACGGACGTAAAACCGAACCCGGCGGTGCTGAACAACCTCGGCGTCAATTTCGTTCGCCTGAACCGCCAGGACATCAAGGGCTACCTGGCCAATTCGACTCCGCGCAGCAAGCTCATCCTCAGCGAGCAGTACAACGTCGGGAACTGGGGAGTGACGGGCACGCTGACCCGCTATGGCCGTTACACGAATTACGTCAGCAGCCTGGCCAGCTACAACGTCGCAACCGGCGTCGTCGACCAGACCTTCACGCCCAAGTGGATCCTTGACCTGGCGGTGAACTACAAGCTGAGCGACTGGACTTTCACCGTGGGGGCGGACGACGCACTCAACGTGCATCCGGACAAGAACATTCCCAACAACACCAACAACGGCACGCTGCCGTACTCGACGTTCTCCCCGTTCGGCTACAACGGTGCCTACGTCTACGGCAAGGTGCGCTACAGCTGGCAGTAA